A region of Salinibacter sp. 10B DNA encodes the following proteins:
- a CDS encoding DUF4292 domain-containing protein — MPSRRPPRPLLLLALACSLGLLGCSGPSSTRAPSALPSAFPNHSADQIRTRLQQPSDTLQRYAAEARVSVRTPSENRSFNAQIRQEKADSLFMRFSLFGFEGGRMLLTPDSVFFYDSRKQTLRVGPVAKAQQILPAPVASDEVFDNMLGLASPDGPTDWTVTADSTRYYLSDPEEHRRWTVDPRHWRVVRFTRTDGNGTILEKRRFSNFHTTQGLTLPRRVIFERPQENLRAQIDYKQIQLNPSRLSFTLGVPPNVPRRPLR, encoded by the coding sequence GTGCCCTCTCGTCGTCCGCCGCGCCCCCTCCTGCTTCTCGCACTGGCATGTAGTCTGGGCCTGCTCGGCTGCAGCGGTCCGTCCTCTACCCGGGCTCCTTCGGCTCTCCCCTCCGCCTTTCCCAATCACTCCGCCGATCAGATTCGGACGCGCCTGCAACAACCGAGCGATACCCTCCAGCGGTACGCCGCCGAGGCCCGCGTGTCCGTCCGTACCCCCTCGGAGAACCGATCGTTCAACGCCCAGATCCGGCAAGAAAAGGCCGACTCGCTCTTCATGCGGTTCAGCCTCTTCGGCTTTGAAGGCGGCCGCATGCTGCTGACCCCCGATAGTGTCTTCTTCTACGACAGCCGCAAGCAAACCCTGCGTGTCGGGCCAGTGGCAAAGGCGCAGCAGATTCTCCCGGCCCCCGTTGCCTCCGACGAGGTGTTCGACAACATGCTCGGCCTCGCGTCTCCGGACGGCCCCACCGACTGGACCGTAACAGCCGACAGTACGCGCTACTACCTCTCTGACCCTGAGGAGCACCGGCGCTGGACGGTGGATCCCCGTCACTGGCGCGTCGTCCGATTTACGCGGACGGACGGAAACGGCACGATTCTCGAAAAGCGCCGATTTTCCAACTTTCACACCACGCAGGGGCTGACGCTGCCCCGCCGTGTGATCTTCGAGCGCCCACAGGAAAACTTGAGGGCCCAAATCGACTATAAGCAGATTCAACTGAATCCGTCGCGCTTGTCCTTCACCCTGGGCGTTCCCCCAAACGTGCCCCGCCGCCCCCTCCGCTAA